The following proteins come from a genomic window of Kitasatospora sp. NBC_01246:
- a CDS encoding GPP34 family phosphoprotein encodes MSRPLHLATYLMAYDTRAQALQDRTRAGFLLRAAALAELAHRGDLVEDGRGRVLVAPGVGPAGDPVLDAVLAEVAARRRGWKSWIKRGREETLDAVEQRLAVLGVLTVRDRDPYGPVVPRRPVAMPDPREALDRQLRVAELVRGEEPVGEVAFADAVLAALAAHGQVRLVLSRQEQRTHAGRIAALTARLGERAPGLAKAVDGLGTTMVAAQGGMGGG; translated from the coding sequence ATGAGCCGACCGCTGCACCTGGCCACCTACCTGATGGCCTACGACACCCGGGCCCAGGCCCTCCAGGACCGCACCCGGGCCGGGTTCCTGCTGCGCGCCGCCGCGCTGGCCGAGCTGGCCCACCGCGGTGACCTCGTCGAGGACGGCCGGGGCCGGGTGCTGGTGGCACCCGGCGTCGGCCCCGCCGGGGACCCGGTGCTGGACGCCGTCCTGGCCGAGGTGGCCGCACGGCGGCGCGGCTGGAAGTCGTGGATCAAACGCGGCCGCGAGGAGACGCTGGACGCCGTCGAGCAGCGGCTGGCCGTCCTCGGCGTGCTGACGGTCCGGGACCGTGACCCCTACGGCCCCGTCGTGCCGCGGCGGCCGGTGGCGATGCCCGACCCCCGGGAGGCGCTGGACCGGCAGCTCCGGGTGGCCGAACTGGTCCGTGGCGAGGAGCCGGTGGGCGAGGTGGCGTTCGCGGACGCGGTGCTGGCGGCGCTGGCCGCGCACGGGCAGGTGCGGCTGGTGCTGTCGCGCCAGGAGCAGCGGACGCACGCCGGGCGCATCGCGGCCCTCACCGCGCGGCTGGGGGAGCGGGCGCCCGGGCTGGCCAAGGCGGTCGACGGGCTGGGGACGACCATGGTGGCCGCGCAGGGCGGGATGGGCGGCGGCTGA